In a single window of the Fusarium falciforme chromosome 3, complete sequence genome:
- a CDS encoding SnoaL-like domain-containing protein → MPVSPDVVALITHKKAQYCHSADSNQWQVFEKIFLPDATFVFVDAGDEVINVGREWSFSSRDDFVAYFSKSFKVQQTIHLVGPGEFEQTSPDEIKVTWSVIYHCGPRDSETEGHGTGGGHYHEIWKKREGDWFMASMRMKRLYWRT, encoded by the coding sequence ATGCCTGTGTCTCCAGACGTCGTCGCCCTTATTACACACAAAAAGGCCCAGTACTGCCACTCCGCCGACTCCAACCAGTGGCAGGTTTTCGAAAAGATCTTTCTCCCCGATGCAACTTTCGTCTTCGTCGATGCCGGAGATGAAGTTATCAATGTCGGGCGTGAATGGTCATTCTCCTCGAGGGATGATTTCGTTGCCTACTTCAGCAAATCGTTCAAAGTTCAACAAACCATTCACTTAGTCGGGCCGGGAGAGTTTGAGCAAACCTCTCCAGATGAGATTAAGGTTACGTGGTCCGTCATATACCACTGTGGACCGAGAGATAGTGAGACCGAGGGGCATGGCACTGGTGGAGGGCACTATCATGAGATCTGGAAGAAGCGAGAGGGAGATTGGTTCATGGCTAGTATGAGAATGAAGAGACTTTACTGGAGGACATGA
- a CDS encoding Carrier domain-containing protein, giving the protein MAPADDIAIVGYSFKLPQDVDDDCSLWDVLSKRRNLMTECPKSRIDSDSFVTNKHYSFHGHRGHFINEDLGLFDAPFFSVTANEAAAMDPMQRWTLETTYHAFEKAGIPVESLRGSRTAVFSASMVEDYAKMIAMDPDNAERTAVTGSSVACVIPNRISWYFDLRGPSIHVNTACSSSLSAVDMACKTIHSGDATCAVVTGSNLLLDPAMFQSLSAQKFLSPDGLCQSFDHKANGYGRGEGILAIVLKPVSLAVQDGDIIRAVIRSTGSNQDGHTPGLTQPSSQAQEDLIRRVYAQADLSLDKTRYIEAHGTGTAVGDPIEVKAIGRSFHESRSAEEPLYIGSIKANIGHLEGASGLAGIVKCILILERGIIPPSALLEKINPAIDAESYNITVPTQEVPWPNPGLRRASVNSFGFGGSNTHVILEDALHYLRERDLPGRHCTIGGGELESPSGPTTPRANGTSPGLTGKPPLNQTSLLVWSAASEKAVKRVLQGYDMFYKDHVVGHSLKVRQLAYTLAARRSKMLWRSFALASDELEDGQVHLSPEKPVRSSADLGLAFIFTGQGAQYVDMGRGLTQYPIFYDTLKRIDIIYGSLGCKWSIFDELGRSESINKPQYSQPLSTAIQIALVELLYSFEIRPKAVVGHSSGEIAAAYAVGGLDLDSACKVSYFRGQLAGQLREASASYPGVMISINITEDRVPSYLSEAIGAESVALISVACVNSPLNCTLSGPEDVIDKIKQQADKDGIFAQKLKTGVAYHSPAVMSIASEYLSRISSLNVAGSQDPKVLVRVPMVSSVTGKPVCSEELSKGEYWVDNMVCPVRFADAVEHLVQDTSRDKLGLDSISDLVEVGPHPALRRPTLDTIKQTENQAKDIRYTSALHRSRPAVDAVLSLVGQLFSLGHSVSVAAANQQSPDDKTPFLTDCPKYPFDHSRRYWSEPRISRGFRLRGTVQGKTLGVRVSDWNPFEPRWRNFLSVETDPWIGDYKVHNKILYPAAGMLIMAIEAVQEMVSNDRDVSGYHVKTAEFLGLIPVQNAWENRVETEVHLRPVGKKHTAETRLFEVAIYSYAEDEWTQRLRATIRVDYKNSPETEYRQLCHDYVREQFRLAQSLSRPIDSHVFYGNAAENSLQYGDSFRLGQDIRFDGNATALMHVDATKPRYRTSSLVHPAILDQAFHILRVSAGQQPACNVPIRIADSWFAASGWQMGSIRWMSRSCCSRLDRPHGDHGEEGSVYALADDGSILCTIRNAITKSQSKSTNEAERKLLHRIEWRPSLGLIDPERLRQLCRADTFSRDETTILENHAELCSTLDLVAARTLRHLDRTKVPESLGRHVEWIEHHVSKMSPDKIQASEDITDVQVEAQLSHIEDVLPAWKVYTACARRLPEILAGELDPLQVVFGSNLADIFYADLFQCLCADGRLGAILDLAAHENPALRILEVGAGTGGMTTHVLTTLQEREKRTGALSFAEYTYTDISPAFFERAMGRWPDLQCQGRLSFKTLDLDRDVEEQGFELGSYDIVVAACVLHATPDLEATIRNVRKALRPGGQLILLEVINSDDIATNFMAGLLPGWWVAREEWRPHSAAVPESLWDKCLRANGFSGNDVVIRDYKNDHCHIMSVIVSTAVEEKGEPPNLVLPLGRLILIVEDQDSKQQELAKLVLTHIDLKGLRESVTCGFSIDQLKNLFQELTANDTVICLYEVCNKPLLSALTEEGFTCLQLLINEAPRLLWATASGIGNPQSCQYSVAQGFLRSIRAEQADSHIVTLTIEDSLDISAASGLIGKVYRQVYRPFASKEVEYLVRDGLVLTGRAVEDVTDNTTLGSLLYPRLQETRWADVEALQVFLEINGSSESLWFVPDARHDTELGPHEVEIEAKAWGLNRKDVQVSTTGGKLPLRCDSAGIVTRVGPDCDSSIQPGDRVFMMVDEGMRKYPRAKDNATVKLPDSLSFESAALSLGPLTAAVHGLVHVGRIRHEESALVLFPDSAIGQMAIQVAQAQGARVFVANLSSGKSSALDSIPRVFPDTLLDSRDPRWTSKLVEVTAGAGAGVDVVFNSDPNMDALRASCECIASGGRLIQVASADVNNNSAEFMDDIPRNVTFSSIDLLGLKPSAMADVMRKAVELFTDKKVQPSSDMVVSSVPDLENAFKHLQSSGKDCRAVICTNDDDAVQVFTKESQCWSFDNKSSYVVAGGFGGLGRAIVRWMVDRGAKHLIIPSRSGPSSPSATQLVEELTKKGVNLMIANCDVSSESSLTALLQDCSKTMPPIKGCINAAMVLQDATFRTMTFAQWDLAVRTKVQASWNLHRLLPQDLDFFILLSSLAGVIGQMASANYAAGCSFQDALARHRTTQGQKGLSIDIGWMFNVGIVSETTAYQRQRQKANDMQQIDEAELLALLSLCCDPNYPLTTEGQLLFGLKTPADILSQGQTPPALLDRPLFRALSYRPGSEVKLDKKIGSRDADHQAAVLFHKSSNSTERTGIVLRALAAKLARAMSMSPEDIEPNKPLSVYGVDSLMAVELKSWIGRDFGAAVAVGDIMGGVTIASIAELVVAKRAVMSKTGES; this is encoded by the exons ATGGCACCTGCAGACGACATCGCAATCGTGGGGTACTCTTTTAAACTGCCCCAAGATGTAGACGACGACTGCAGTCTCTGGGATGTCCTCTCCAAGAGGCGCAATCTGATGACGGAATGTCCCAAGTCTCGCATCGACTCTGATTCATTCGTGACCAATAAGCATTACAGT TTCCACGGCCATCGAGGGCACTTCATCAACGAAGATCTGGGTCTCTTTGATGCTCCATTCTTCTCGGTCACGGCCAATGAGGCTGCCGCCATGGATCCGATGCAACGTTGGACACTCGAGACGACCTACCATGCATTCGAGAAGG CTGGCATTCCAGTGGAGAGCCTTAGAGGCTCTCGCACTGCCGTCTTCTCGGCTTCCATGGTGGAAGATTACGCCAAGATGATTGCCATGGACCCTGATAATGCGGAACGCACGGCTGTTACTGGAAGTAGCGTCGCCTGCGTTATTCCCAATCGCATCAGCTGGTACTTTGACCTGAGGGGGCCTAGCATCCATGTGAATACGGCCTGTTCCAGCAGTTTGTCGGCAGTCGATATGGCATGCAAGACCATCCACAGCGGGGATGCTACATGT GCCGTTGTTACTGGTTccaatcttcttcttgacccgGCAATGTTCCAGTCCTTGTCCGCGCAAAAGTTTCTTTCTCCAGACGGCCTTTGTCAAAGTTTCGACCACAAAGCAAACGGATACGGAAGAGGCGAAGGCATCCTCGCCATAGTCCTGAAGCCAGTATCCCTAGCTGTGCAGGACGGTGACATTATTCGTGCTGTGATCCGATCAACGGGCTCAAACCAAGATGGACATACGCCTGGGCTTACCCAGCCGAGCTCTCAAGCGCAGGAAGACTTGATTCGACGCGTCTATGCGCAGGCCGATCTTTCCCTCGACAAGACGCGCTATATTGAAGCACACG GTACCGGCACAGCTGTGGGCGATCCCATTGAAGTGAAAGCGATAGGCCGGAGCTTCCACGAAAGTCGGTCAGCTGAGGAACCTCTCTACAT TGGCTCTATCAAGGCAAATATCGGACATCTCGAAGGGGCTAGTGGATTGGCCGGTATCGTCAAGTGCATTT TGATCCTGGAAAGGGGGATTATTCCACCCAGCGCCCTCCTCGAGAAGATCAATCCAGCCATCGATGCCGAGTCTTACAATATTACG GTCCCTACCCAAGAGGTGCCCTGGCCAAATCCAGGCCTGCGCCGCGCATCGGTGAACTCGTTTGGATTTGGAGGATCCAACACACACGTTATACTCGAAGATGCCCTCCACTACCTGCGAGAACGGGACCTACCCGGGCGACATTGTACAATTGGTGGTGGCGAGCTGGAATCACCCTCGGGGCCAACAACACCTCGCGCCAACGGAACCTCTCCTGGCTTAACCGGCAAACCTCCATTGAACCAAACAAGTCTCCTAGTATGGAGTGCAGCGAGCGAAAAGGCCGTCAAGCGCGTCTTGCAAGGCTATGATATGTTTTACAAAGATCATGTGGTGGGGCATTCCCTGAAGGTGCGTCAACTGGCCTACACTTTGGCTGCTCGGCGGAGCAAGATGCTCTGGAGAAGCTTTGCCTTAGCCTCGGATGAACtggaagatggccaagtgCATTTGTCTCCAGAAAAGCCAGTTAGAAGCTCGGCTGATCTCGGGCTTGCATTCATCTTCACCGGCCAGGGGGCGCAGTATGTCGATATGGGAAGGGGTCTTACCCAATATCCCATCTTTTACGATACTCTGAAACGGATCGACATCATTTACGGTAGCCTAGGCTGTAAATGGTCGATTTTTG ATGAACTTGGTCGTAGCGAAAGCATCAACAAGCCCCAATACAGCCAGCCGCTATCTACCGCCATACAAATCGCCCTTGTCGAGCTGCTTTACTCTTTTGAGATCAGACCCAAAGCTGTCGTGGGACATTCTTCGGGCGAGATCGCCGCAGC TTATGCTGTGGGTGGGTTAGACTTGGATTCCGCCTGCAAAGTCTCGTACTTTCGCGGCCAGTTGGCCGGACAGCTCCGAGAAGCAAGCGCCTCGTACCCCGGGGTCATGATCTCGATAAACATCACCGAGGACCGTGTCCCAAGTTATCTCAGTGAAGCCATTGGAGCTGAATCCGTCGCTCTGATAAGCGTTGCTTGCGTCAACAGTCCACTCAACTGCACCTTGTCAGGCCCCGAAGATGTcatcgacaagatcaagcaacAAGCAGACAAAGACGGCATATTCGCACAAAAGCTCAAGACGGGGGTTGCTTATCACTCTCCAGCCGTCATGTCTATTGCTAGCGAGTACCTTTCTCGGATAAGTTCTCTCAACGTTGCTGGGAGTCAAGACCCTAAGGTCCTCGTCCGTGTTCCCATGGTTTCGTCAGTCACTGGCAAGCCGGTTTGCTCAGAAGAGCTATCCAAAGGGGAATACTGGGTTGACAACATGGTATGTCCAGTTAGATTCGCCGATGCCGTGGAGCATCTCGTGCAAGACACGTCCAGGGACAAGCTGGGTCTCGACAGTATCAGCGATCTGGTCGAGGTCGGCCCTCACCCAGCGCTTCGTCGGCCTACACTCGACACCATCAAACAGACGGAGAACCAGGCCAAGGACATCAGGTACACGAGTGCTCTGCACCGTTCTCGCCCTGCGGTAGATGCGGTGCTTAGCCTCGTCGGGCAACTCTTCAGCCTTGGGCATTCAGTCTCGGTGGCTGCAGCCAACCAGCAGTCGCCAGACGACAAGACCCCATTTCTTACCGACTGCCCCAAGTATCCCTTTGATCACTCGCGACGCTACTGGAGCGAGCCGCGGATCAGTCGAGGCTTCCGGCTTCGCGGGACTGTCCAAGGAAAGACGCTCGGGGTGAGGGTATCGGACTGGAATCCTTTTGAGCCTCGATGGAGAAACTTTCTGAGCGTCGAAACTGACCCATGGATTGGAGATTACAAA GTGCACAACAAGATACTCTATCCCGCGGCAGGCATGCTGATTATGGCGATCGAGGCCGTGCAAGAAATGGTATCAAATGACCGAGATGTATCAGGGTATCACGTCAAGACTGCCGAGTTTCTTGGTCTCATTCCCGTTCAAAACGCCTGGGAGAATCGGGTCGAGACAGAAGTGCATCTGCGCCCCGTTGGCAAAAAGCACACGGCCGAGACAAGGTTGTTTGAGGTCGCCATTTACTCATACGCTGAGGATGAGTGGACACAGCGCCTACGTGCCACCATTCGTGTCGACTACAAAAATTCTCCGGAGACCGAATACAGACAATTGTGTCATGACTATGTGCGTGAACAGTTTCGGCTGGCACAGTCCCTTAGTCGTCCCATCGACTCGCACGTTTTCTACGGCAACGCTGCAGAGAACAGTCTCCAATACGGCGACTCGTTCCGCCTGGGCCAAGACATAAGATTTGATGGAAATGCAACTGCGTTGATGCATGTCGACGCTACCAAGCCAAGATACCGGACAAGCAGTTTAGTGCATCCTGCCATCCTCGATCAGGCGTTCCACATCTTGCGAGTCAGCGCAGGGCAACAACCTGCTTGCAACGTTCCCATACGCATAGCCGACTCCTGGTTCGCGGCTTCAGGTTGGCAGATGGGCTCAATTAGATGGATGTCTCGCTCCTGTTGCAGTCGGCTTGACAGACCACATGGTGACCACGGGGAAGAGGGCTCCGTGTATGCCCTAGCCGACGATGGGTCTATTCTCTGCACCATTCGAAATGCCATCACGAAAAGTCAAAGTAAGAGTACGAACGAGGCTGAGCGGAAGCTCCTCCACCGAATCGAGTGGAGGCCCTCGTTAGGCCTGATTGACCCCGAGCGACTTCGCCAGCTCTGTCGTGCCGATACCTTCAGCAGGGACGAGACGACCATTCTAGAAAACCACGCTGAGCTTTGCTCAACGTTGGACCTTGTGGCTGCTCGGACTCTCAGGCACTTGGACAGGACCAAGGTCCCCGAGAGCTTAGGACGTCATGTCGAGTGGATAGAGCACCACGTCAGCAAGATGTCTCCTGACAAGATCCAAGCAAGCGAAGACATCACCGACGTCCAAGTCGAGGCTCAGCTCTCCCATATCGAAGATGTACTCCCAGCCTGGAAGGTATACACAGCGTGCGCCCGCAGGTTGCCCGAGATTCTGGCTGGAGAACTCGACCCTCTCCAAGTCGTGTTCGGGTCCAACCTAGCCGACATCTTCTACGCCGACCTGTTCCAGTGCTTGTGTGCCGATGGTAGACTGGGCGCCATCCTGGACTTGGCAGCCCACGAGAACCCAGCGCTACGCATTCTGGAAGTCGGCGCTGGCACAGGCGGTATGACTACCCATGTTCTCACAACCCTACAGGAACGCGAGAAGCGGACTGGCGCCCTCAGCTTCGCAGAGTACACCTACACCGACATCTCACCCGCCTTCTTCGAGAGAGCGATGGGTAGATGGCCTGATCTTCAATGCCAGGGCCGCCTTTCTTTCAAGACTCTGGATCTAGAtcgagatgttgaggagCAAGGTTTTGAACTGGGCTCGTACGATATTGTTGTCGCCGCTTGCGTACTCCACGCGACCCCTGATCTTGAAGCCACCATCAGAAATGTCCGCAAGGCTCTTAGACCGGGAGGCCAACTCATCCTCCTTGAAGTCATCAATTCGGACGACATCGCCACCAACTTCATGGCTGGCTTGCTGCCTGGCTGGTGGGTTGCGCGCGAAGAATGGCGTCCTCACTCTGCGGCTGTCCCTGAGAGCTTGTGGGACAAGTGCTTACGAGCGAATGGTTTCTCGGGGAATGATGTTGTCATTCGCGACTACAAGAACGACCATTGCCATATCATGAGCGTTATTGTGTCGACCGCTGTTGAGGAGAAGGGTGAGCCGCCCAACTTGGTTCTACCACTGGGTCGCCTTATCCTAATCGTAGAGGACCAAGACTCGAAGCAGCAGGAATTGGCCAAGTTGGTGCTTACTCACATTGATCTTAAAGGCTTGCGGGAATCAGTCACCTGTGGCTTCTCTATCGATCAACTCAAGAACTTGTTCCAGGAGCTGACTGCAAACGACACGGTGATCTGTCTTTACGAAGTCTGCAACAAGCCTCTCCTCTCGGCACTGACAGAGGAGGGGTTTACATGTCTCCAGCTCTTGATCAATGAGGCACCCAGACTTCTGTGGGCAACGGCGTCTGGCATTGGTAACCCTCAATCCTGTCAGTACAGCGTGGCCCAAGGTTTCCTTCGCTCTATCCGAGCCGAGCAGGCGGATAGCCACATTGTCACTCTCACAATTGAGGACAGCCTGGACATATCCGCGGCTTCTGGTCTTATTGGCAAGGTCTACCGTCAAGTTTATAGACCATTCGCATCCAAAGAGGTCGAATATCTTGTCCGTGATGGTCTTGTGTTGACTGGCCGAGCCGTGGAAGATGTGACTGACAACACCACCCTTGGGTCTCTACTTTATCCACGGCTACAAGAAACGAGATGGGCCGACGTAGAGGCCCTGCAAGTTTTTCTGGAAATCAATGGTTCTTCCGAGTCTCTTTGGTTCGTACCTGATGCCAGGCACGACACCGAACTGGGGCCTCATGAGGTTGAGATCGAAGCGAAGGCTTGGGGCCTAAACCGAAAAGATGTCCAAGTCTCGACTACTGGCGGTAAATTGCCGTTGCGGTGTGACAGTGCGGGGATTGTCACCCGGGTAGGCCCCGATTGTGACTCCTCCATCCAGCCAGGGGATCGTGTCTTTATGATGGTCGATGAAGGCATGCGCAAGTACCCTCGGGCCAAAGATAACGCGACGGTAAAACTCCCTGATTCTCTGTCTTTCGAGTCTGCTGCTCTCAGTCTCGGCCCGCTAACAGCGGCTGTTCATGGTCTTGTTCACGTTGGCAGAATCAGACATGAAGAATCTGCCTTGGTCCTTTTTCCGGACAGTGCCATTGGTCAAATGGCAATCCAGGTTGCCCAAGCACAAGGAGCAAGGGTCTTTGTAGCAAACTTGTCCTCTGGGAAGTCTTCAGCTTTGGATAGCATTCCCAGAGTCTTCCCCGATACTCTCCTGGACAGCCGAGACCCTCGGTGGACTTCAAAACTTGTCGAGGTCACTGCTGGTGCAGGTGCAGGTGTTGATGTAGTCTTCAACTCCGACCCGAACATGGATGCGCTGAGGGCTTCGTGTGAATGCATCGCCTCGGGTGGACGGTTGATCCAGGTTGCATCTGCCGACGTCAATAACAACAGCGCGGAGTTTATGGATGATATTCCGAGAAATGTCACATTCTCTAGCATTGATCTTCTGGGGTTGAAGCCCAGCGCGATGGCCGACGTCATGAGGAAAGCCGTGGAACTTTTTACGGATAAAAAGGTGCAGCCTTCCTCAGATATGGTAGTATCCTCCGTGCCCGACTTGGAGAATGCTTTCAAGCATCTGCAGAGCAGCGGCAAAGATTGCCGGGCGGTTATTTGTACAAACGACGATGACGCGGTTCAG GTATTCACCAAAGAGAGTCAGTGTTGGAGTTTTGATAACAAGTCTTCCTACGTGGTAGCCGGTGGATTCGGAGGGCTCGGACGAGCCATCGTAAGATGGATGGTCGACCGTGGAGCGAAGCACTTGATCATCCCATCCCGCTCAGGTCCTTCGTCGCCATCAGCTACGCAACTAGTAGAAGAGCTGACGAAGAAGGGAGTCAACTTGATGATTGCTAATTGCGACGTATCCTCTGAGTCAAGTCTCACCGCTCTCCTCCAAGATTGTTCAAAGACCATGCCGCCGATCAAGGGCTGCATAAACGCTGCCATGGTCCTTCAAGATGCAACCTTTCGGACCATGACCTTTGCGCAATGGGATCTGGCCGTACGGACTAAAGTACAAGCATCATGGAACTTGCATCGTCTATTACCCCAAGATCTCGACTTCTTTATTCTCTTGTCCTCTCTCGCTGGTGTCATCGGCCAGATGGCCAGCGCCAACTACGCTGCTGGCTGTTCATTCCAGGACGCTCTGGCCCGCCATAGGACTACGCAGGGTCAAAAAGGGTTGTCAATTGACATTGGCTGGATGTTCAATGTCGGCATCGTATCCGAGACTACAGCTTATCAGCGCCAACGACAAAAGGCCAACGACATGCAACAGATCGACGAAGCTGAACTACTGGCTCTGTTATCACTGTGCTGCGACCCAAACTACCCGCTCACGACTGAAGGTCAGCTTCTGTTCGGGCTGAAGACGCCCGCGGATATTCTCAGCCAAGGCCAGACCCCTCCGGCTTTACTGGACCGACCACTGTTCAGGGCGCTTTCTTACAGGCCAGGCTCGGAAGTGAAATTGGACAAGAAGATCGGCAGCCGTGATGCTGATCATCAAGCAGCGGTCCTCTTTCACAAGTCTTCCAACTCAACCGAGCGCACAGGAATCGTGCTGCGCGCCCTAGCAGCGAAGCTGGCGCGAGCCATGTCCATGTCTCCCGAAGACATCGAGCCAAACAAGCCCCTGTCCGTCTACGGTGTAGACTCTCTAATGGCTGTTGAGTTGAAGAGTTGGATCGGTAGAGACTTTGGCGCCGCGGTGGCTGTTGGTGATATTATGGGCGGCGTGACTATCGCGAGTATTGCTGAGTTAGTTGTTGCAAAGAGGGCGGTTATGAGTAAGACCGGGGAGTCATAA
- a CDS encoding Peptidase-S8 domain-containing protein, whose amino-acid sequence MAPEGDGHGACELLAKVATGVFPVIMRCGIQQRERVAGEVGTRLGQIAQEPLRGYETDQEAEGAATALLHTLLMICKFPDPVGRQTTAWECYSSILGLLRPENKTKLNKSVLLYFKMGPGYSSQAKDQCDRFFARLSDEESNKKTAADQILGGSRMPEPSDYPRHVNENLFQILHQHSACRHDRPGNLKSQSREDDHLLSHPARLYLDGNPQIQSKHAQFELVVSTADMNYWQDLWVGVPIQTKTRKRLVGFNLGRDVSSDEDEEGSDEALGLDQVSPDYFCQILRDPSFAKLRVRFIQGLGLASLRPPAALERFLCPGQGLPLCTTVESYKLRDKDKIILAHAIAHSFWQFYGSDLMQERWTSRNIWFMQETDEQQHPKDQLALRAYMSLDFNGQNSVDESMDNPMVTHPFPHILALAIVLLEIGLRRPFKSMDHLPLASRLNRDHGAANQLLNELERSHWASSTQRDIFTKVVANCLDQRLFSIDQTSKSKKAKSSKEVATSTRVGGGEFQVDERRRRIYAKVVEPLARLVNIAFKNDPKCISYLKRCREAEASQQQLRPPVASFHAGKAIVAREWLDNLKHISRHIMMLRRQKPDNAFAPVKIAILDTGYDAKLPFFSQAARAKCIRGWRDFVGDGQASETGDTTRRDDYGHGSLMARLAMESAPLANLYIARVAKDSRGLSLGSKSITEAIRWAGLEEEVDVISMSFGFPDDDEDIAKAIEDVERERNVVFLASAGNNAAYQAESFPARHRSVISIRATNCDGTFSASNPPIIDRYSSSVLGTFGGDLPDNIHKEITGRFGPSICQTGSSIATAVAAGIAASTIAYAEALSSVLPIPKEQSPVQSLKKTQGMMRMLEKMAPEQTGHHKFVNPIWFWSEKSDPWKAWAAMYDSVSQLMYRS is encoded by the exons ATGGCGCCAGAAGGTGACGGCCATGGCGCTTGCGAGCTGCTGGCTAAGGTCGCTACCGGGGTCTTTCCCGTCATCATGCGATGTGGCATTCAGCAGCGGGAGCGCGTTGCGGGGGAGGTGGGAACGAGGCTTGGTCAGATTGCCCAAGAGCCGCTCCGGGGCTATGAGACAGACCAGGAAGCCGAAGGTGCTGCCACAGCTCTATTGCATACGCTGCTGATGATCTGCAAG TTCCCAGACCCAGTCGGAAGGCAAACTACAGCATGGGAATGCTATTCCAGCATTCTCGGGCTTCTCAGGCCCGAGAACAAGACCAAGTTGAACAAATCTGTCCTTCTCTACTTCAAAATGGGGCCCGGTTATAGTAGCCAAGCAAAAGATCAGTGCGACAGATTCTTTGCCAGGCTTAGTGACGAAGAGTCCAACAAAAAGACGGCGGCTGATCAGATTTTGGGAGGGTCACGGATGCCAGAACCCAGCGACTACCCACGACATGTCAACGAGAACTTGTTTCAAATCCTTCACCAGCATTCGGCCTGCCGACACGATCGGCCCGGGAACCTGAAATCTCAATCGCGTGAGGATGATCACCTGCTCTCTCATCCTGCGAGGCTTTATCTGGATGGAAACCCGCAGATCCAGAGCAAACACGCACAGTTTGAGCTGGTGGTTTCAACAGCCGATATGAATTACTGGCAGGATCTTTGGGTTGGAGTGCCTAT ACAAACTAAAACTCGAAAGCGTCTTGTCGGTTTCAATCTTGGCAGAGATGTGAGcagcgatgaggatgaagaaggcaGCGACGAAGCCTTAGGCCTCGACCAAGTCAGCCCAGATTACTTCTGCCAAATCCTGAGAGACCCTTCGTTTGCCAAGTTGAGAGTCCGATTCATTCAAGGCCTTGGGCTCGCCTCACTTCGCCCGCCAGCCGCGCTTGAGCGCTTCCTCTGTCCTGGACAGGGTCTGCCACTATGCACAACTGTGGAGAGCTACAAACTAAGAGACAAAGACAAGATTATACTTGCCCACGCTATCGCGCACTCATTCTGGCAGTTTTATGGATCAGATCTGATGCAAGAGCGGTGGACAAGCCGCAATATTTGGTTCATGCAAGAAACTGATGAGCAGCAACACCCGAAGGATCAGCTCGCGTTGAGAGCTTACATGTCCCTTGACTTCAACGGCCAGAATAGTGTTGATGAAAGTATGGACAACCCGATGGTTACACATCCGTTCCCTCACATCCTGGCACTTGCCATCGTCTTACTGGAAATTGGCCTCAGACGGCCTTTCAAGTCGATGGATCATCTACCACTCGCATCTCGGTTGAATCGAGATCATGGGGCTGCAAATCAGCTGCTTAATGAACTTGAAAGAAGCCATTGGGCGAGCTCCACGCAGCGGGACATCTTCACTAAAGTTGTCGCAAACTGTTTAGATCAACGGCTCTTCTCTATCGACCAAACATCCAAaagcaagaaggccaagagctCAAAAGAAGTTGCTACGAGTACCAGAGTTGGCGGTGGGGAGTTCCAAGTGGATGAGCGAAGACGGCGGATCTACGCCAAAGTTGTCGAACCTTTGGCCAGGCTTGTCAATATCGCCTTCAAGAACGACCCAAAGTGTATATCATACCTGAAAAGATGCAGAGAGGCCGAAGCAtctcagcagcagctccgACCGCCAGTGGCATCCTTCCATGCCGGCAAGGCGATCGTTGCCCGTGAGTGGCTGGACAATTTGAAACACATAAGTCGGCACATCATGATGCTACGGCGACAAAAACCGGATAATGCCTTTGCACCTGTCAAGATTGCCATTCTGGACACTGGCTATGATGCCAAGTTGCCCTTCTTTAGCCAGGCGGCCAGAGCAAAATGCATTCGTGGATGGAGAGACTTTGTAGGAGATGGACAAGCGTCTGAAACTGGTGATACGACAAGAAGAGACGATTACGGACATGGTAGTTTGATGGCTCGTCTTGCTATGGAATCGGCTCCACTAGCGAATCTATACATTGCACGGGTCGCCAAGGACAGCAGGGGGCTCTCTTTGGGCAGCAAGTCCATTACAGAG GCAATCCGCTGGGCTGGCCTTGAAGAGGAGGTGGATGTCATTTCCATGTCCTTTGGCTTTcccgacgatgatgaagacatCGCTAAAGCCATTGAAGACGTCGAACGAGAGAGAAACGTCGTCTTCTTAGCCAGTGCTGGCAACAACGCGGCCTACCAAGCCGAATCATTCCCTGCCCGACACAGATCCGTCATCTCCATCAGAGCAACAAACTGCGACGGCACTTTTAGTGCCAGCAATCCACCTATAATTGATCGCTACTCCAGCTCCGTTCTCGGTACATTTGGAGGCGACCTACCGGATAACATCCATAAGGAAATAACAGGGCGTTTCGGGCCCTCCATCTGCCAAACTGGATCATCCATTGCCACAGCAGTTGCTGCTGGCATCGCGGCATCCACAATTGCCTACGCAGAGGCATTGTCCTCTGTTTTACCTATACCCAAAGAACAAAGCCCAGTTCAGAGCTTGAAGAAGACACAAGgcatgatgaggatgttggagaagatggcTCCAGAGCAGACGGGTCATCATAAGTTTGTGAACCCCATCTGGTTCTGGAGCGAAAAGTCGGATCCATGGAAGGCCTGGGCTGCCATGTACGATTCTGTCTCACAACTCATGTATAGAAGTTAG